Proteins from a single region of Candidatus Neomarinimicrobiota bacterium:
- a CDS encoding DUF3098 domain-containing protein produces MKSLGPDRIFSSVMSKKAASSTPKLFERWTFTKKNYLVFGIGLLMIITGYVVMATGKVNSVQALTIAPILLFLGYVIVIPAALIYRDKSALPSRERETSDT; encoded by the coding sequence TTGAAATCTCTTGGGCCAGATCGTATATTCTCGTCGGTCATGTCGAAAAAAGCAGCCTCATCCACGCCAAAATTGTTCGAAAGATGGACTTTCACAAAAAAGAATTATCTCGTATTTGGAATCGGGCTTTTGATGATTATCACGGGATACGTAGTTATGGCCACGGGCAAGGTAAACAGTGTTCAGGCCCTGACGATTGCCCCCATCTTGCTCTTTCTCGGGTACGTCATCGTTATACCTGCTGCTTTGATCTACAGGGACAAGTCGGCCCTCCCATCGCGAGAGCGGGAAACAAGTGATACGTGA